The Helianthus annuus cultivar XRQ/B chromosome 15, HanXRQr2.0-SUNRISE, whole genome shotgun sequence genomic sequence aagtattttagactttataaaatgttcgggaaactcagatttcctgtagaactctaaaacctcttttataatctctaaaaagaccgaaatacccctacggggcataataacaacttaaactcgttacgggcaatacggaaggtatcctactgacaccacaacctctttaaggcatgttgacttagaaaaacagtgtaggactcttacggttacccgttgcgcctattgcgcgcacggttcggcttatgtaactagtttacataaattagccgaaacgggtcaaaccatatggtttggaccccaaaatccagagtatgattattatacccatataaaacaagtcttcaaacttgttgggtcaaaatcacactccattcacggttttcgcctttcacgcgattaaaccgtaactatcctttgaaaccaaccggtctaagctacggcaaatataaagacccgttaggattctaataggttattttgaaccttcgttccagaataggagaccagtaaaagctatctgtgatttattcaattaaggattatacttgcaaaggtaaatacttttaacttattttccgttatacgggcttgggttacggtatctaaaataccgcttggtcgggcaattgaccccaactcattagtagctgggtattatcaatatgacccgtttaaacttgttttgttgactgaacgcctttgggggcttaatgaccatgtcccggatatccttggcagcatttatgaatggccacgaccttgacatcccggtgtaggcgtacacccggcattatgtctataattataaaagtgtagccgttggttacccgccacggttttatactatgtggtgcgtctattaaactttaacccgacacgactcgggcgaccgaacgcatagtgaacatgtaattctttacaagattatatatttaaataattctcccaagttataaaagagtttgtgccttgtgcattcaaatcaattttaataaacattttacaaaagtgtcggttgaatgtatttaccagtgtaaactgacgtattttcccaaaaagattaaatgcaggtactaaacgtaatcggctggctatagctccttagcatcttaaagagtctcgcaagcttttgatgccttgtctgttgaacaatactttttattattttgatccccctgtggataccattcgactatttgtgatacattcgatattacaatcaatggttgaattataattatctttatgcttccgctgtgcattcatatattgtgtggtttgactataatgttaccaactacgtcacataatcccccaccgggcccaccggtgagacacgtggaaatcggggtgtgacagaatcaCCTACAAAACATGCACATAACATAAACAATGTCAATAAAAGAATCACCTACAATACATGCAACAATAGTACTTACTAGTAACTAATTCATTACAAGtttgtttaacttttttatttgtgtattttaaataaattaatcGATACTAACATCACCGGGTCAAAAAGAAGTGTTGCTAAACGTACATCTCTCTCATAAAACGTGAGGAAGACCCACCATTAAGGAGGAGGGGGCCCTTCTAGCCAAACTCACAACTACTCACACTACCCTCTAATAATATTGGTTCACCTCATTTACACTCATTACATCCATTTCAACCCCAAAGGGGCACACTCCTAGTTGAACGCACTGCCCACATCACCATCCAAAGCATCCCTTGAAAAGTTGTTATTCGTCCTCGAGTTGAACAACGCGCATATCATTCTCGCATGGGTTGCAACAGTGTATCCAACCCAACTTGTCTAACCCACTACCAATTAAACACCCCTCCACCATTAAAAACTAATATCTATCTCACATGATGGTACGGTTAGCTTTTAACATTAAAAAACCAATGGTTGTAACAATGGCTAAGCGCTAGTCGACCAGTGGGGCatcgactagcgattaatcgggattagTCGTGAATAATCGGATTGAGAtttttatatgtgatttttaattttatacatatatatacacacacatttttatatgttattatttatttaagtAAATATGTTTTAACCCCTCCTCTACCTATTTTTGTAAGTATCGAGATTAATTGGCAGAATTTACAGGTTTTAGCCGGAATTTGGACGAAGTCTGATCGGAATCTTGTTGGAAGCGCCGATTTTAGGCCCACTAgagccgactagcgattaatttAACGATTACCTAAAAATTAATGAGTGACCAGCTTAACAATTAATCACGATTAGTAACCAATTACTCTCGATTTGTCCGATACTAAAAAAAACCTTAATAAAAAGCATAATGTCAGCAACCTTTGAGCTCCTACAGTACAATCAACACAAAAATGTCATCCACCTTCTTGTCTTCACCACCATCAATCCTTCAATTCACAGAAAAagccaccaccatctccaccctCCGTCAATCACACGCTTACATGCTCAAAACCGGTCTCATTCACGACCCTTTTTCCGCCAGTAAACTCATTTCTTCAGCCGCTTCTTCTCCACACACCCTCTCATATGCTCACTCCATTTTTACCCACTTACAAAACCCCAATTCATACTCTTACAACTCGTTAATTCGAGCATACGCCAATACCCACACCCCTGAAACTTCACTCACTCTCTTTTTCCACATGttgtttgatgatgatgttgaacCGGATAAGTATACTTTCACGTTTGTGTTGAAAGCTTGCTCGGTTGCTAGAAGTGTTAGTGTTGGGGAACAGGTTCATGGGCATGTGATTAAAGTTGGGGTTGAGGATGATGTGTTTGTTTGTAACACTTTGATCCATATGTATGCAAAAAGCGGGTGTTTTGAGGTTGCGCGTAAGGTGCTCGATGAAATGCCTGAGAGAGATGTGATATCGTGGAATGCGGTTTTGAGTGCGTATGTGGATGTGGGTATGATGGAGTTTGCGCGTcgggtgtttgatgaaatgcctgagAGGAATGTGGAGTCTGGGAATTTTATGATTTCCGGGTATGTTAACGATGGGTTGGTTGGAGAAGCGAGATGCGTGTTTGATGGTATGGATGTGAAAGATGTCGTTTCTTGGAACGGGATTATTACGGGGTATGCTCGTGATGGACAGTTTGATGAGGTGTTTTGGCTTTTTGAAGATATGCAGAAGGTAGGGATGGTTCCTGATGATTACACGCTGGTTAACGTGTTGTCGTGTTGTGCGCGTGTGGGTGGTTTGAGCCAAGGTGAATGGATTTATAGTTACATTAATAGAAACAAGATTTCGGTGGGTGGGTTCTTAGCCACTGCTCTTGTCGACATGTACGCAAAATGTGGGTGTATCGAAAAGGCGTTAGAAATCTTTAGTAAAACATCAAACAAAGATATTAGCACATGGAATTCAATGATTACCGGATTCGCCCTTCATGGCTATGGAGGACGAGCGGTAGAAACATTCTATGAATTAGTAACCGACGGTTTTAAACCCAACGAGGTGACTTTCGTTAGCGTTTTATCGGCTTGCAGCCGTTCTGGTTTACTAGATGAAGGTTACAAGATGTTCGAGCTTATGGTGCACACATATGATATCAAGCCCACCATATCACATTACGGATGCATGGTTGACTTGCTTGGCCGGTTTGGACTGTTGGACGAGGCTGAGAAACTTGCGAAACAAGTTCCGTTTGAAGAGTCTCAGGTGGTTTGGGAGTCTCTTTTGGGTGCTTGCAGAAATCACAATGATGTTAATATGGCAGAGCGCGTAACCAAGAAGCTTCTAGAATTGGACCCCCGTGACAGTGCTGGTTATGTTCAGTTATCTAATGTTCATGCATCTAAAGGTAGGTTTGATGATGCCGTAGAGTTGAGAAGGAAGATGAGGGCACAAGGTGTGTATAAAGATCCCGGTTGCAGCATGATTGAAGTCGACGGTGTTGTTCATGAGTTCTTAGCTGGTGAAGGAATGATCTTGTAGCATGAATGTCATTAGAAGATGAATGCATTATTAGGTTGTACGACGTCCATATGGATTTGTACAGTAGATGCCTGATTAACGAATCCGGTGACTGTTGAATTTGAGTGAGAAACACCCTTTTAACTTGAGATGAATCCTAAAAATCGTGTCACATACATGAGTGCATGCATATTCATGGTTTAACACGACTCATTAACCTGCGAGATGGtattgttttacttttttttttcttcatattAGTTGTATGAAACAATTACTTTTAAACTATTATATATCTCTCTAATTTTCAACATCTTTGTGCATGGTGGATTGTACATTCAGCTTTAATAGTTTTCTATGCTTTTATTGTTTGTATTTTGAGTTTAAGGGATTGTACTATGCTACACAGCCACACATGTCAACCACTACCATGCCACACACCCCCCTTTTAAACCACGAATCTTGGTTACAGGTTTGACAAAGTCATCCGACAAAACGACCACCAAACCTCCGTTCTCACCGTCTTCAATTCCCGCAACCACCGTATGAGTAAACCCTAATCCTAACTAAACCCCAACTTTAAAGCCTGAAAATCACTGTAATTTGTCAGTAATTGGCATCCAATGAAGAAGGGGCCATGCAAAGAAGGGGATGTTGACTGCGTTGAAGTATCGGTTCTCCATCCAGATCTTCCGATCACAACTACGATTCCGGtaaaaaaatcactaatactCCTTTCTGTTCATCAACGGATTTTCCTGTACAAACGCGATTGCATTTCGCGTATAATTGATCCGTTGTTTACTTGCAGAATTTAGAATTGTTGTTGTGACGTATTTTGAATTCGatttgtttgtttagttgtttagaGCTATGGCACTCTTCGATTGATTACCTGTTCCGAAAGATAAAGAGGTGAGTGAGTTCTAATTAAGCATTGTAccgattattattattatctgttaatgttattatttttgttatttttattattgttattgttattgtgtgtgtgtgtggtagTTTAAAGAGATTTAGGTTTTTAGAATTGCTGGATATTCATTGCAAATCTTTCCGTTTAAGTACGAAACTAACACATTTGGGATCATGTGATGTTGCAGGTTTTAATTTGTTACAGTTGAAGTTTGATGTTGTTCAGGTAATCCTTTTTAGCTTTTAGTTTACATTCAACTTAGCATAACTAGATTACTGGTATGCGTAAATGCCCGTTCATAGAGAACCTTAAAGAACTGCAAATTAAACCTTTGCTAACCAAAATTTTAGAAATTTAGAATAGTTTTAGTTATTTGGTACCTTTTTTTATAAAACGACCTGTTTTGACGCGAACCTAATTTAGCCAAAGCCTGTTCTGACCCGACCTAAAATAA encodes the following:
- the LOC110889384 gene encoding pentatricopeptide repeat-containing protein At4g18840, which gives rise to MSSTFLSSPPSILQFTEKATTISTLRQSHAYMLKTGLIHDPFSASKLISSAASSPHTLSYAHSIFTHLQNPNSYSYNSLIRAYANTHTPETSLTLFFHMLFDDDVEPDKYTFTFVLKACSVARSVSVGEQVHGHVIKVGVEDDVFVCNTLIHMYAKSGCFEVARKVLDEMPERDVISWNAVLSAYVDVGMMEFARRVFDEMPERNVESGNFMISGYVNDGLVGEARCVFDGMDVKDVVSWNGIITGYARDGQFDEVFWLFEDMQKVGMVPDDYTLVNVLSCCARVGGLSQGEWIYSYINRNKISVGGFLATALVDMYAKCGCIEKALEIFSKTSNKDISTWNSMITGFALHGYGGRAVETFYELVTDGFKPNEVTFVSVLSACSRSGLLDEGYKMFELMVHTYDIKPTISHYGCMVDLLGRFGLLDEAEKLAKQVPFEESQVVWESLLGACRNHNDVNMAERVTKKLLELDPRDSAGYVQLSNVHASKGRFDDAVELRRKMRAQGVYKDPGCSMIEVDGVVHEFLAGEGMIL